CTCGGCCGTCAAACTTCGCCATTGATTATAAGTACACACTACAAGAATTTGTGGTTTATTAGAATACATCAATAAAATGACCCCGCACGAAGGGTTCGTCGGTTGAAGTTTCCCTTAATTGCTCAAGGTGGGTAAGCTCAGTTAAAAAATTTCTTAGATAACGATTCGCTTGTCCCTAAAAACTTCTGCTAAGGAAAAATATCCGACTTAATTCCTTGTATGCAGGGTCAATTAATATTAGCATGCTTTTGCAAGCTAAACCATCATACTTCCAGGAATGAATATGTTAAGAAGAAAATTAATTATTGGAGAAATAACAATTGTCACCAAAGATTGACCATTAAAAATCGGCAAAATAATTAAAAAAAGCAAAATAATTCCATATCGATTTAAAAATAAATCATATTGCCTTGCATCGCGTTCTGGTAAAATCGCAGTTAATATTTTTCCTCCATCAAGAGGGTGGATTGGAATTAAATTAAACACAGCAAGCGCAACATTTAAAGCAATCATGCTTGGGATTAATTGTCCAAAAAATAATGAATTGCCAACAAAAGGTACAAATCTAAGAATTAAGGATAAAAGAGAAGCAAAAATAATATTAGAAACAGGCCCAGCAAGAGAAATAAGTGCTCCGTCTTTTCTAGGATTTTGTAAATTATAAGGATCAAATGGTACTGGTTTTCCCCAGCCAAAAGGAAATCCAACCAAAGCTGTGACTATAAAAACCAGGCTTCCAACAGGATCAAGATGGGCAATAGGATTAAGAGTCAAGCGTCCGGACAATCTTGCAGTAGGATCTCCCAAATAATTTGCCATCCAGGCATGCGCAAATTCATGTACATCAATAACTATCAAAAGGGAAATAAGGGTAATGGCAATAAAAGCTAAATCCATTGAATTAAATTCAGTATAGATATATAATACACCATATGGCATACGTTTGTGAGAATTGTGGAAAAGGTATAACAGCCGGTCGCACCCAAAGACATCATCGAGGGGTCGCTGGTCGTCGTTGGAATAAAAGAGCTCCTTTGACAGTTAGAACTTTTGCTCCAAATTTGCAAAAAGCTACTGTTATGGTTCATGGAGTTGCTCAAAAAATGAGACTTTGTACTTCTTGTATCAAAAGATTCAAAAAAGAAGGCAAAATCAAAACTTATTCTTCAAGAGTAGCTACTATTTAATTCAAGTGACATCAGAAAGAAGAGGAAAATTTGCCGGCCTCCAGTTAATGGAAAATTTAGAAAATGCACCAACCAATAAAGAAGTGCAACTAATCCTTGACCAACTTCATCGCGAATTTTGTTTTAGACAATCACACAAAAGACAACCTAAAATTATTACTTTTAAAACAATGTTAGGTTTTTCATTCAATTCGAAGAGAATAGAGGAATTTGTTGGAGTTTTAATTGAAAAAGAAATACCTTATCTAATTTTGGAGCAAGAATTAAAATCTGGACCAAACAAGGGGAAGATTAAACAATATCATTTTGTTGCCTCAAGAAATGTAAACGAAGCTTTAGCTGCTTTTACTAAGGCAGGTTTGCTTCAGGATAAGCCTGAATAAATTGTTTATAGAGAACTGCTTTTTTCCCTTCAAGTTGCACTTTATCTAAAACTAATTTTCCTTCATCCAAATGCATTTTTAAAATTTTTAATCTCAAATTTCTATCATCAATTTTTACAGATGTAAAAATTCCAGGCCAAGGGGAGAGTGCTCTAAATTTTCTGTCAATTAAATTGGTATCATCTTTTTGCAAATCCACATATCCTTCTTCTCGCGAAATCATTTTTGTAAAAGTTGCATCATCATGATTTTGTTCTTTAGGATTAATTTTTCCTGCCAAATAATTTGGCAATAATTCCATTAAAATTTCAACAGATTTTTCAAATAATCTTTTTCGAAGTGTTTCATTTGTGTCATTATCTTTAATTTCATCTGTAATTTGAGAAATAATTGGCCCATGGTCCATCTTTGCATCCATTTTAATTATTGTGACTCCAGTTTCTTTTATTCCATCAATAATTTGATATTGAATAGGGGAAGCACCGCGATATTTTGGAAGTAGCGATGGATGAATATTTAAAATTCCGTTTGGAAAATGTTTAATTATTTTTTCTGGAATTATTTTTCCAAAACTTGCTACAACTGCAAAGCTTGCTTCAGGCAATTGATCTTCAAAGGAAGTAAATACAGGGATTTTTCTTTTATGCGCCCAATTATCGACAGGGCTAAAAGTTCTAATTTGCTTTCGCCCAACAAGTTTTGCTGCTTGTGTCACAACGGCAACTAATTTGTAATTTTTATATAATGCATCCATTACTGGGACAGAATAATCTGGTGTCCCAAAAAAAATTACTTTTGTATCGCTTGTCATAAAATTTCCACTTCCTCCCATTCATCGCCATCAAATTTATAAAGCGGAGATTTTTGTTCTAAAATTCTGTCCACAAATAAAACACCATTCAAGTGGTCAATTTCATGAAGCATTATTTGTGCAGCAAATCCTTCAAATTCTTCCTCAATAACTTTTCCAGTTTCATCCATATATTTTAATTTAACACGATCAGCGCGTTTTATTGGGCCGTAATAA
The Patescibacteria group bacterium genome window above contains:
- a CDS encoding site-2 protease family protein; translation: MDLAFIAITLISLLIVIDVHEFAHAWMANYLGDPTARLSGRLTLNPIAHLDPVGSLVFIVTALVGFPFGWGKPVPFDPYNLQNPRKDGALISLAGPVSNIIFASLLSLILRFVPFVGNSLFFGQLIPSMIALNVALAVFNLIPIHPLDGGKILTAILPERDARQYDLFLNRYGIILLFLIILPIFNGQSLVTIVISPIINFLLNIFIPGSMMV
- a CDS encoding L28 family ribosomal protein, giving the protein MAYVCENCGKGITAGRTQRHHRGVAGRRWNKRAPLTVRTFAPNLQKATVMVHGVAQKMRLCTSCIKRFKKEGKIKTYSSRVATI
- the fmt gene encoding methionyl-tRNA formyltransferase; this translates as MGGSGNFMTSDTKVIFFGTPDYSVPVMDALYKNYKLVAVVTQAAKLVGRKQIRTFSPVDNWAHKRKIPVFTSFEDQLPEASFAVVASFGKIIPEKIIKHFPNGILNIHPSLLPKYRGASPIQYQIIDGIKETGVTIIKMDAKMDHGPIISQITDEIKDNDTNETLRKRLFEKSVEILMELLPNYLAGKINPKEQNHDDATFTKMISREEGYVDLQKDDTNLIDRKFRALSPWPGIFTSVKIDDRNLRLKILKMHLDEGKLVLDKVQLEGKKAVLYKQFIQAYPEANLP